The following proteins are co-located in the Gordonia polyisoprenivorans genome:
- a CDS encoding GlsB/YeaQ/YmgE family stress response membrane protein yields the protein MLWTIISAIVVGLIVGALARLLMPGKQDIGVIMTIVLGIVGSLVGSWLTYQLGYNNSNGGWEVIPFIVGIVVAIVLIAGYLAIRGRAVRQ from the coding sequence ATGCTCTGGACAATCATCAGCGCAATCGTCGTCGGTCTGATCGTCGGCGCACTCGCGCGACTGCTCATGCCGGGCAAGCAGGACATCGGCGTGATCATGACCATCGTGCTCGGCATCGTTGGGTCACTGGTCGGATCGTGGCTGACCTACCAGCTTGGCTACAACAACAGCAACGGGGGCTGGGAGGTCATCCCGTTCATCGTGGGCATCGTCGTGGCGATCGTGTTGATCGCCGGCTACCTGGCGATCCGCGGGCGTGCAGTGCGGCAATAG
- a CDS encoding DUF2853 family protein: MSDARDTVLAYAPNADTAVIDKMASTYALALRNRDAALVSASDPAELKTVRENFLKKKLGLTQSDAELDKAIADVLAGMKDGKSNPRLAVYYLLADKFGKLDVFK, from the coding sequence ATGTCCGATGCACGTGACACCGTTCTCGCTTACGCACCGAACGCCGATACCGCGGTGATCGACAAGATGGCGTCGACCTACGCCCTCGCGCTGCGTAACCGCGACGCCGCGCTGGTCTCGGCCAGTGACCCCGCGGAACTCAAGACGGTCCGCGAGAACTTCCTGAAGAAGAAGCTCGGACTCACCCAGAGTGACGCCGAACTCGACAAGGCCATCGCCGACGTCCTGGCCGGCATGAAGGACGGCAAGTCCAATCCTCGCCTGGCGGTGTACTACCTGCTCGCCGACAAGTTCGGCAAGCTCGACGTCTTCAAGTAG
- a CDS encoding Fic family protein, with protein MWPAIDYEYLDWTPTIPAELLTRAQRDRHRGPYRAAVVPLIADKTPAVPAPLATLVSEASAMIARFDAEFGSEIASFATILLRSESASSSQIENLSSGAKQIALAQLGSTEKRNATAIVGNVAAMSAAIALADRLDADTILAMHRALLENHDPAIAGAWRTDQVWIGGSGVGPHGADFVAPAARYVPQLIDDLLTFARRTDLPPLLATAIAHAQFETIHPFPDGNGRTGRALVQSMFRHHGMTHTVTIPVSAGLLADTGHYFATLDAYRGGDVVPIIETMANAAMSAIAQATDLVSELRRIRSHWSDIVRVRGGSSAQRLLDVVLRQPVVDTKTVAGELGILPANAGRAIAPLVEAGVLVEFTGFRRNRMWQAVEVTAALDDFAARAMRRRLP; from the coding sequence ATGTGGCCGGCCATCGACTACGAGTACCTTGACTGGACACCGACAATTCCGGCCGAGTTGCTCACGCGTGCGCAGCGGGACCGTCATCGCGGACCCTACCGCGCCGCCGTCGTGCCGCTCATCGCCGACAAGACTCCGGCTGTCCCGGCGCCGCTGGCGACACTGGTATCCGAGGCAAGTGCGATGATCGCCCGTTTCGACGCCGAGTTCGGCAGCGAGATAGCGTCGTTCGCCACCATCCTGCTCCGCTCCGAGTCTGCCTCGTCATCCCAGATCGAAAACCTCTCGTCCGGCGCAAAACAGATAGCCCTCGCACAGCTCGGGAGCACCGAGAAGCGCAACGCGACCGCCATCGTCGGCAACGTCGCTGCGATGAGCGCGGCGATAGCGCTGGCCGACCGATTGGACGCCGACACCATTCTTGCCATGCATCGCGCACTGCTCGAGAACCACGATCCGGCGATCGCCGGCGCCTGGCGCACCGATCAGGTATGGATCGGTGGCTCGGGAGTGGGTCCACACGGCGCCGACTTCGTAGCACCCGCCGCGCGATACGTGCCCCAACTCATCGATGATCTGTTGACTTTCGCGCGCCGCACAGATCTGCCGCCACTGCTCGCCACCGCAATCGCACATGCCCAGTTCGAGACGATCCACCCCTTTCCGGACGGGAACGGACGCACCGGTCGGGCGCTGGTGCAGTCCATGTTTCGCCACCACGGAATGACCCACACCGTCACGATTCCGGTCTCGGCAGGACTACTCGCCGACACCGGACACTATTTCGCCACCCTCGATGCGTATCGCGGAGGCGATGTCGTCCCCATCATCGAGACGATGGCCAACGCAGCGATGTCTGCGATCGCGCAAGCAACCGACCTGGTGTCGGAGCTTCGGCGAATCCGCAGTCACTGGAGCGATATCGTCCGGGTTCGTGGTGGGTCCTCGGCTCAACGGCTTCTCGATGTTGTTCTGCGCCAACCGGTCGTGGACACCAAGACGGTGGCCGGCGAGCTCGGCATCTTGCCGGCAAATGCCGGCCGGGCCATCGCCCCGCTCGTGGAGGCCGGTGTCCTGGTGGAATTCACCGGCTTCCGGCGTAACCGGATGTGGCAAGCCGTCGAGGTGACAGCAGCACTCGATGACTTCGCGGCGCGGGCGATGCGACGCCGCCTGCCGTAA
- a CDS encoding hydroxypyruvate isomerase family protein, with the protein MDTSRITVNCSILLTDLPLLHRPQAARDAGFDAVEYWWPFAAAVPADRDVDAFVTAVEDAGVRLTHLNFAAGDLSAGDRGLLSHPAAGAEFRDSVDVATGIGSRLGVVGFNALYGNRIDDLAVAVQDDLAAENLAFAARAAATVGAGILLEPLSGIPSYPLTRAAHAIDVCDRLARDHGVDNAALLADLYHLAVNGENLDDVIDTVADRIGHIQIADVPGRGEPGTGSLDLSRPLAALAARGYAGWISLEYTPTRSDTFDWVPDFPAFR; encoded by the coding sequence GTGGACACCTCACGGATCACGGTGAACTGCTCGATCCTGCTCACCGACCTGCCGCTGCTGCACCGGCCGCAGGCCGCGCGCGACGCCGGATTCGACGCCGTCGAGTACTGGTGGCCGTTCGCCGCCGCCGTCCCCGCCGACCGTGACGTCGACGCCTTCGTCACCGCGGTCGAGGATGCCGGAGTGCGCCTGACACATCTGAACTTCGCCGCCGGGGATCTGTCGGCAGGTGACCGTGGACTGCTGTCGCACCCGGCCGCCGGCGCCGAGTTCCGCGACAGCGTCGATGTCGCGACCGGTATCGGATCTCGGCTCGGTGTCGTCGGCTTCAATGCGCTGTACGGCAACCGCATCGACGATCTGGCCGTCGCGGTCCAGGACGATCTCGCCGCCGAGAATCTCGCGTTCGCCGCCCGCGCGGCCGCGACCGTCGGCGCCGGCATCCTCCTCGAACCGCTCAGTGGCATACCCTCCTATCCGCTGACGCGGGCGGCGCACGCGATCGACGTCTGCGACAGACTCGCCCGCGACCACGGCGTTGACAACGCGGCACTGCTGGCAGACCTGTACCACCTTGCGGTCAACGGAGAGAACCTCGACGACGTGATCGACACCGTCGCCGACCGGATCGGCCATATTCAGATCGCCGACGTCCCGGGCCGCGGTGAACCCGGCACCGGGAGTCTGGATCTGTCCCGACCACTGGCCGCGCTCGCCGCCCGCGGCTATGCGGGATGGATCAGCCTGGAGTACACACCCACCCGTTCCGATACCTTCGACTGGGTACCGGACTTTCCCGCATTTCGGTGA
- a CDS encoding DUF898 family protein encodes MSSARRDIERIGFGYPFALVLRERWRAKHSYIDGRRLVFTGSAWGLFGNWVKWLLLCMVTLGIYSFWVGPRIARWKWEHTDFENVPMPATGPATGYPGAIDLGGPQSPLTPGYPSGSATTPPTVGHTPPAPAGSD; translated from the coding sequence GTGTCGTCCGCTCGGAGGGACATCGAGCGAATCGGCTTCGGCTACCCGTTTGCGTTGGTACTCCGAGAACGTTGGCGCGCCAAGCACTCGTACATCGACGGCCGCCGACTCGTCTTCACCGGATCGGCATGGGGTCTGTTCGGTAACTGGGTCAAGTGGCTCCTCCTGTGCATGGTCACCCTGGGCATCTACTCGTTCTGGGTGGGACCCCGCATCGCTCGATGGAAGTGGGAACACACCGACTTCGAGAACGTGCCGATGCCGGCCACCGGCCCTGCTACCGGATATCCCGGCGCCATCGACTTGGGAGGACCGCAATCGCCGCTGACGCCCGGGTATCCAAGTGGCAGTGCGACCACACCGCCGACGGTCGGACACACGCCGCCCGCTCCGGCCGGCTCGGACTGA
- a CDS encoding adenosine deaminase, whose product MDHRALTALPKAELHVHIEGTLEPEMVFALAQRNSVTLPYADVAALRAAHAFTDLPHFLDLYYACMAVLRTEQDFADLAQAYIRTAASQGVRHAEVFFDPQAHIVRRVPVDVVVTGLRRGLDAGEAETGLHADLIACFLRDRPVREAHETLDALTPHLGSIIGVGLDSAEVGFPPGQFAPVFDRAREAGLHVVAHAGEEGPPDYIWEALDTLGIERVDHGIRALESPELVRRLCADRMPLTACPLSNVRLRCVPTLAEHPLPRMLAEGLTVTINSDDPAYFGGYAGDTFIAIADALDLSNADLITLARNSFAASFISEEDRNRWSDELADPPA is encoded by the coding sequence ATGGACCACCGGGCGTTGACGGCCTTGCCGAAGGCCGAGTTGCACGTGCACATCGAGGGCACGCTCGAACCCGAGATGGTGTTCGCGCTCGCCCAACGTAACTCGGTGACACTGCCGTACGCCGACGTCGCCGCACTGCGGGCGGCACACGCGTTCACCGATCTGCCGCACTTTCTCGATCTGTACTACGCGTGCATGGCCGTGTTGCGAACCGAGCAGGACTTCGCCGACCTCGCGCAGGCCTACATACGCACGGCGGCGTCGCAGGGTGTGCGCCACGCCGAGGTCTTCTTCGATCCGCAGGCTCACATCGTGCGCAGGGTGCCGGTGGACGTCGTGGTCACCGGGTTGCGGCGCGGGCTGGACGCCGGCGAGGCCGAGACCGGCCTGCACGCCGACCTCATCGCGTGCTTCCTGCGCGACCGCCCGGTCCGGGAGGCGCACGAGACACTCGACGCGCTGACCCCGCATCTCGGTTCGATCATCGGGGTGGGCCTCGACTCGGCCGAAGTGGGTTTCCCGCCCGGCCAGTTCGCTCCGGTCTTCGACCGCGCCCGTGAGGCCGGACTGCATGTGGTCGCGCACGCCGGGGAGGAAGGACCTCCGGACTACATCTGGGAGGCGCTGGACACGCTCGGCATCGAACGAGTCGATCACGGCATCCGCGCCCTGGAGAGTCCCGAACTCGTTCGGCGCCTGTGCGCCGATCGCATGCCGTTGACCGCCTGTCCGCTGTCGAACGTGCGCTTGCGGTGCGTGCCGACACTTGCCGAGCATCCGCTGCCGCGAATGCTGGCCGAAGGTCTGACCGTCACGATCAATTCCGACGATCCGGCGTATTTCGGCGGGTATGCCGGAGATACGTTCATCGCAATCGCCGATGCATTGGATCTCTCGAACGCCGATCTGATCACCCTGGCTCGCAACTCTTTTGCCGCCTCGTTCATCAGCGAGGAGGACCGGAATCGCTGGTCGGACGAGCTGGCGGACCCGCCGGCCTGA
- a CDS encoding NAD-dependent succinate-semialdehyde dehydrogenase, with the protein MSAYVTTNPTTGITEREFAMLSDDQIDELARRSLGGYERWRDVPVSDRAEALARTADLYEKRSDELAAAITTEMGKVTKEAAGEVQLAADIYRWYAEHGPDLLVDEPLDPQGAAESLVQHKPIGPLVGVMPWNYPYYQVARFVAPNLMLGNSIILKHASICAASSALMAEILHEAGVLDDAYINACANSDQVAKLLEHNAIRGVSLTGSEKAGAAVAEVAAKNLKKSVLELGGSDPFILLDTADLGRTIKVASRARLSNTGQACNSPKRFIVPDALYDDFVNGLVTAFDDAVVGDPTDTDTRVGPLSSVEARDTVAEQVQTAVSQGATLRTGGTPLDRDGAFLQPAVLTDITPDMDAYSEEIFGPVAMVYRYRSVDEAVTLANDVEFGLSGSVWGTDLEKAAQVADRLDVGMAYVNEHGTTLPGLPFGGVKRSGFGRELGRWGMGEFVNTRLRRTSSK; encoded by the coding sequence ATGAGTGCATATGTGACGACCAACCCGACAACGGGAATCACCGAACGCGAGTTCGCGATGCTCTCCGATGATCAGATCGACGAACTCGCCCGACGCAGCCTCGGCGGATACGAACGCTGGCGCGACGTGCCCGTCAGCGATCGCGCAGAAGCGTTGGCCCGCACCGCGGATCTGTACGAGAAGCGGTCCGACGAACTCGCCGCTGCCATCACGACCGAGATGGGCAAGGTCACCAAGGAAGCCGCAGGAGAGGTCCAACTCGCCGCCGACATCTACCGCTGGTACGCCGAGCACGGCCCCGACCTGCTCGTCGACGAACCACTGGACCCGCAGGGTGCCGCCGAATCCCTGGTGCAGCACAAGCCGATCGGCCCGCTCGTGGGTGTGATGCCCTGGAACTATCCCTACTACCAGGTGGCGCGTTTCGTCGCGCCGAACCTGATGCTGGGCAACAGCATCATCCTCAAGCACGCCTCGATCTGCGCGGCCTCCTCGGCACTTATGGCCGAGATCCTGCACGAGGCGGGGGTTCTCGACGATGCCTACATCAACGCCTGCGCCAACAGTGACCAGGTGGCGAAGCTCCTGGAGCACAACGCGATTCGCGGTGTCTCCCTGACCGGGAGCGAGAAGGCCGGTGCGGCCGTGGCCGAGGTGGCGGCGAAGAACCTGAAGAAATCGGTCCTCGAACTCGGCGGATCAGACCCGTTCATCCTCCTCGACACCGCCGACCTGGGCCGCACCATCAAGGTGGCCTCCCGTGCGCGACTGTCGAATACCGGACAGGCATGTAATTCGCCCAAGCGATTCATCGTGCCCGATGCGCTCTACGACGACTTCGTCAACGGGCTGGTCACGGCATTCGATGACGCGGTGGTCGGTGATCCGACCGATACCGATACCCGTGTCGGGCCGCTGTCGTCGGTCGAGGCGCGCGATACCGTCGCCGAACAAGTGCAGACCGCGGTCAGCCAGGGCGCGACGCTGCGCACCGGGGGCACTCCGCTCGATCGGGATGGTGCATTCCTGCAGCCCGCCGTGCTCACCGACATCACCCCCGACATGGACGCCTACTCCGAGGAGATCTTCGGCCCGGTCGCGATGGTTTACCGCTACCGGTCGGTGGACGAGGCGGTGACCCTGGCCAACGATGTCGAGTTCGGGCTCAGTGGTTCGGTCTGGGGCACCGATCTCGAGAAGGCCGCGCAGGTCGCCGACCGGCTCGACGTCGGCATGGCCTATGTCAACGAACACGGGACGACGCTGCCGGGTCTGCCCTTCGGCGGGGTCAAGCGGTCCGGCTTCGGGCGTGAGCTCGGCCGGTGGGGGATGGGCGAATTCGTCAACACCCGTTTGCGCCGCACCTCCTCGAAGTGA
- a CDS encoding LLM class flavin-dependent oxidoreductase, translated as MTLPVMEPDLDADVLRSWATAIDDGPFSSLCWGERIAFDNPDTLTLLGALAAWTRRVRLVTTVVVPQLHDPVMLAKALATGDMLSGGRLTVGLGIGGRHEDYRAVGADLATQRLRVLGERAQIMRRVWAGENLTGATRPVGPSPVQAGGPELHVGTTGPATIRSAAAWASGVAGVTLDLDLTRQRELFDIARAAWADAGRPAPHLATSFWFAFGDGDVPRAQIHRHLRRYMNWIPSEFVDAMAPTTGWAGTEDELRTVLSAFADIGTDEVQLIPTSADPDQLHRAAEVAADFAPDVTGA; from the coding sequence ATGACGCTGCCCGTGATGGAGCCCGACCTGGACGCCGACGTCTTGCGGTCCTGGGCCACGGCCATCGACGACGGACCGTTCTCGTCACTGTGCTGGGGTGAGCGAATCGCTTTCGACAACCCCGACACCCTGACGCTGCTCGGCGCACTCGCCGCCTGGACGCGCCGCGTGCGGCTGGTGACCACGGTCGTCGTCCCGCAGTTGCACGATCCGGTGATGCTGGCCAAGGCTCTGGCCACCGGCGACATGCTCAGCGGCGGCCGGCTCACCGTGGGCCTGGGTATCGGCGGCCGCCACGAGGACTATCGCGCCGTCGGCGCCGACCTCGCCACCCAACGTTTGCGCGTCCTCGGTGAACGTGCCCAGATCATGCGCCGGGTGTGGGCGGGTGAGAACCTCACCGGCGCCACCCGACCGGTCGGGCCGTCGCCCGTCCAGGCCGGCGGTCCCGAATTACACGTCGGGACAACGGGTCCGGCCACCATCCGCAGCGCCGCCGCCTGGGCGTCCGGCGTCGCCGGGGTGACCCTCGACCTCGATCTCACGCGGCAACGCGAACTCTTCGACATCGCACGCGCCGCGTGGGCCGACGCCGGGCGGCCGGCGCCGCACCTGGCCACCTCGTTCTGGTTCGCCTTCGGCGACGGTGACGTGCCGCGTGCGCAGATCCACCGACACCTGCGTCGCTACATGAACTGGATACCGTCGGAGTTCGTCGACGCGATGGCCCCGACCACCGGCTGGGCCGGGACCGAGGACGAGTTGCGGACAGTGCTGTCGGCGTTCGCCGACATCGGAACCGACGAGGTCCAGCTGATTCCCACCAGCGCCGACCCCGACCAGCTGCACCGCGCCGCCGAGGTGGCCGCGGACTTCGCACCTGACGTGACCGGCGCGTGA
- a CDS encoding NAD(P)-dependent oxidoreductase — MATIGFIGLGVMGSPMAINLVRAGHTVVGYNRTPAKAADLIAAGGDAAESIAAAVIGAEFVALNVPASADVEEVLTGPDGVLAHAAPGTVVIDFSTIDPATAIRMAETAAAQGCSFLDAPVSGGQEGAVAGSLSIMVGGNDDTYQRALPVLDAVGDTIAHVGPSGSGQIVKAANQLIVAANIQALAEAVVFLEAHDVDTSAAVNVLAGGLAGSTVLDHKAHRMIERDFAPGGRIELHHKDLGIVTAAARDAGVVTPVGSLVATLMASARANGDGGLDHSALLRGVLRLSGKLDEHAE; from the coding sequence ATGGCGACAATAGGATTCATCGGACTCGGCGTGATGGGTAGCCCGATGGCCATCAACCTGGTCCGTGCCGGTCACACCGTCGTCGGCTACAACCGGACCCCGGCCAAGGCCGCCGACCTCATCGCAGCCGGCGGTGACGCCGCCGAGTCGATCGCCGCGGCCGTCATCGGCGCCGAGTTCGTCGCACTCAACGTCCCGGCGTCCGCCGACGTCGAGGAGGTCCTCACCGGCCCCGACGGAGTCCTCGCCCACGCCGCGCCGGGCACCGTGGTCATCGACTTCTCCACCATCGATCCCGCGACCGCGATCCGCATGGCCGAAACAGCGGCAGCACAAGGCTGTTCGTTCCTCGACGCCCCGGTGTCGGGCGGGCAGGAGGGCGCGGTCGCCGGCAGCCTGTCGATCATGGTCGGCGGCAACGACGACACCTACCAGCGCGCACTGCCGGTCCTCGACGCGGTCGGTGACACCATCGCCCACGTCGGGCCGAGTGGCAGCGGTCAGATCGTGAAGGCGGCCAACCAGCTCATCGTCGCCGCGAACATCCAGGCACTCGCCGAGGCGGTGGTCTTCCTCGAAGCCCACGACGTCGACACCTCCGCCGCCGTTAATGTTCTCGCCGGCGGACTGGCCGGCTCCACCGTCCTCGACCACAAGGCGCACCGCATGATCGAGCGTGACTTCGCGCCGGGCGGTCGGATCGAGTTGCACCACAAGGACCTCGGGATCGTCACGGCCGCAGCCCGCGATGCCGGTGTGGTCACCCCGGTCGGGTCACTCGTGGCGACGCTGATGGCCTCAGCCCGCGCCAACGGCGACGGAGGCCTGGACCACAGTGCGCTGTTGCGAGGGGTCCTGCGTCTGTCCGGGAAGTTGGACGAGCACGCCGAGTAA
- a CDS encoding DinB family protein, which yields MDSWTAAALDTADTCWTGMVAVLEELTDSEVHRRLAVDGSNSPYAVAHHCVEMTRWWLGTFGCGLALPRDRAAEFEATGSLPELLARIRSTRTDMVTWTEQILRDGIAARDATGTTSNVDLATVSPQWVILHVVHELAQHLGQMQVTRDVLRASGRRP from the coding sequence ATGGATTCGTGGACCGCTGCCGCCCTGGACACCGCCGACACGTGCTGGACCGGCATGGTCGCTGTGCTCGAGGAACTCACCGACTCCGAGGTCCACCGACGGCTCGCCGTCGACGGGTCGAACTCGCCGTATGCGGTGGCCCACCACTGCGTGGAGATGACGCGATGGTGGCTCGGAACCTTCGGATGCGGTCTCGCTCTGCCGCGGGATCGGGCCGCGGAGTTCGAGGCGACCGGCTCGCTCCCCGAGCTTCTCGCACGTATCCGAAGCACCCGCACCGACATGGTGACGTGGACCGAACAGATCCTTCGTGACGGCATCGCCGCTCGGGATGCGACGGGTACGACCTCCAACGTCGACCTCGCGACCGTCTCACCGCAGTGGGTGATCCTGCACGTGGTGCACGAACTCGCCCAGCATCTCGGTCAGATGCAGGTCACCCGGGATGTGTTGCGGGCCTCAGGCCGTCGGCCCTGA
- a CDS encoding DUF2945 domain-containing protein, whose product MSITTNDTVEWNTSQGTTHGTAREKRTSPFTFEGQKFNASDDEPYWIVESDKTGAKAAHKESSLTKRE is encoded by the coding sequence ATGTCCATCACCACCAACGACACCGTCGAATGGAACACCTCGCAGGGCACCACTCACGGTACGGCTCGCGAGAAACGCACCTCCCCGTTCACATTCGAGGGCCAGAAGTTCAACGCGTCCGATGACGAGCCCTACTGGATCGTCGAATCCGACAAGACCGGAGCAAAAGCCGCACACAAGGAGTCGTCGCTGACGAAGAGGGAGTAG
- a CDS encoding TY-Chap domain-containing protein, with amino-acid sequence MRTNDFDASIDDAWQEFRTELAAFLRELTAADLTWIEQDPSIPEGPHGRIDIRYTRAHRVRLTLDPFTLHTSVDCYRVQVGQLRALGWRRLADGSYILEGGHARADEMAAAIVDTFRQVWETVHPTFLRAPFLADEPPRVEPTLRAGVVPHGPEHLRTLVVSMLEEVTGQHIEVDDDGDVVLPTEPPSWLRVHEDLPRLVAFAMLTDSVSDPLVAAPYIAAQPTSRDGIRVMLRQRQVFAHRVIDVTVFSGDNLRAGLADWFGFIDDDAPRIVARVRAGSDTVGVEANSPVEAEDADPLPDTLLAVLQLDTDNAVLSPREIAKICGYDRAEMLQLIRTCEEQYLSWAQSAEEADDPEEAQACRHEEGDHRQVPCRAAGGGPARRRAAAPDASGWMSRRPLLILI; translated from the coding sequence ATGCGCACCAATGATTTCGATGCATCCATCGACGACGCCTGGCAGGAGTTCCGCACCGAACTCGCTGCATTCCTCCGTGAGCTGACCGCCGCCGATCTCACCTGGATCGAACAGGACCCCAGCATCCCGGAGGGCCCGCACGGGCGGATCGACATCCGGTACACGCGGGCGCATCGGGTGCGGCTCACCCTGGACCCGTTCACCTTGCACACCTCCGTCGACTGCTACCGGGTCCAGGTCGGGCAGCTGCGCGCACTCGGCTGGCGCCGGCTGGCGGACGGTTCCTACATTCTCGAGGGTGGACATGCCCGCGCCGACGAGATGGCCGCTGCCATCGTCGACACCTTCCGTCAGGTGTGGGAGACGGTGCATCCGACATTCCTGCGCGCGCCCTTCCTCGCCGACGAACCACCACGCGTCGAGCCCACACTGCGCGCCGGGGTCGTCCCGCACGGTCCGGAACATCTGCGGACTCTCGTCGTCTCCATGCTCGAGGAGGTCACCGGTCAGCACATCGAGGTCGACGACGACGGAGACGTCGTGTTGCCCACCGAGCCACCGTCGTGGTTGCGGGTGCACGAGGATCTGCCGCGGTTGGTGGCGTTCGCGATGCTCACCGATTCCGTCTCCGATCCCCTCGTCGCGGCACCCTACATCGCAGCGCAACCGACCTCGCGCGACGGTATCCGGGTGATGCTGCGTCAACGGCAGGTGTTCGCGCACCGCGTCATCGACGTCACCGTGTTCTCCGGCGACAACCTGCGGGCCGGCCTGGCCGACTGGTTCGGCTTCATCGACGACGACGCCCCGCGCATCGTCGCACGCGTGCGCGCAGGCTCCGATACCGTTGGTGTGGAAGCGAATTCGCCGGTCGAAGCCGAGGATGCGGATCCGTTGCCGGACACCCTGCTGGCAGTGCTGCAACTCGACACCGACAACGCTGTGCTCAGTCCTCGCGAGATCGCCAAGATCTGCGGGTACGACCGCGCGGAGATGCTGCAGTTGATCCGCACGTGTGAGGAGCAGTATCTGTCGTGGGCGCAGTCCGCCGAGGAGGCCGACGATCCGGAGGAGGCGCAGGCGTGCCGCCACGAGGAGGGTGACCACCGACAAGTTCCGTGCCGCGCTGCGGGTGGTGGTCCTGCCCGACGACGAGCCGCGGCCCCGGATGCGTCCGGCTGGATGAGCCGTAGGCCTCTCCTTATTCTCATTTAG
- the hypB gene encoding hydrogenase nickel incorporation protein HypB produces MGRFHRHDTEHMHADGTEHSHGVGTVHSHDPHTHEHSYDLAAVETTQRASGEVSGSEFGDMSAYDTGSERIDVLEAIFTENDRRADINRSLFTENGVVAVNLMSSPGSGKTSILKATLDALDGEVPVGIIEGDIATDLDAAQLAGRGAQVSLLNTNNGLGGECHLDAPMVNRALQGLDLSQIDMVVIESVGNLVYPAEFDMGEHANAMVYAVTDGEGKPFKYPVVFRSVDVVLLNKFDLLPHLDVSPDAYRDAIRQVNPAARVIPVSAKTGEGMDAWIEWLPTISSPT; encoded by the coding sequence ATGGGCCGTTTTCATCGACATGACACCGAGCACATGCACGCGGATGGAACGGAGCACTCGCACGGGGTCGGCACGGTGCATTCACATGATCCGCATACACATGAACACAGCTACGACCTCGCTGCGGTGGAGACGACGCAGCGCGCGTCCGGCGAAGTGAGCGGCAGTGAGTTCGGGGACATGAGCGCATATGACACCGGTTCGGAACGGATCGACGTCCTCGAGGCCATCTTCACCGAAAACGACCGTCGGGCCGACATCAATCGCAGCCTGTTCACCGAGAACGGCGTGGTGGCGGTGAATCTGATGAGCTCACCCGGATCGGGAAAGACCTCGATCCTCAAGGCGACACTCGACGCTCTCGACGGGGAGGTGCCGGTAGGGATCATCGAGGGCGACATCGCCACCGATCTCGACGCGGCTCAGCTCGCCGGCCGCGGAGCGCAGGTCTCCCTACTCAACACCAACAATGGCTTGGGCGGGGAGTGTCATCTCGATGCACCCATGGTGAACCGGGCGTTGCAAGGCCTCGATCTCTCGCAGATTGATATGGTGGTCATCGAGAGTGTCGGAAACCTGGTGTATCCGGCGGAATTCGATATGGGTGAGCACGCGAACGCCATGGTTTACGCCGTCACCGATGGCGAGGGCAAGCCCTTCAAGTACCCCGTCGTGTTCCGGTCGGTCGACGTGGTCCTGCTCAACAAGTTCGATCTGCTCCCGCATCTTGATGTCTCACCCGATGCGTACCGCGACGCGATACGACAGGTCAATCCGGCCGCGCGCGTGATTCCGGTGAGCGCGAAGACCGGGGAGGGCATGGACGCATGGATCGAGTGGCTTCCAACGATATCGAGCCCAACGTGA